One region of Triticum aestivum cultivar Chinese Spring chromosome 6B, IWGSC CS RefSeq v2.1, whole genome shotgun sequence genomic DNA includes:
- the LOC123139290 gene encoding very-long-chain 3-oxoacyl-CoA reductase 1-like, with the protein MPELEEIVSTADRAGSPPPPPLWFLVFLALGLHAVVVSTATFLAWMYHAFLRWGKDLGLRYDAWSVVIGATDGIGRTLALELARMGLHLVLVGRNPAKLSRISEKAKDAAPSKSVVFDLAGNATELSLGAARVAAAVKGLDMGLLVNNAGATYPCATYFHEVETPVWEVVVRVNMEAATRISRAIVPAMAGKGRVAIINVGSGSSVVVSVFPLYAVYAAGWSTFSIGALRLLEAVRLSAKTNPMRGLLGDVRVHAAVAERGHALLPAGHPTRLPRSSRTVATHEQSYAFT; encoded by the exons ATGCCTGAGTTGGAAGAGATTGTCTCGACGGCCGACAGGgcaggctcgccgccgccgccaccgctatGGTTTCTCGTCTTCCTGGCCCTCGGCCTCCACGCCGTCGTTGTATCCACCGCGACCTTCCTCGCGTGGATGTATCATGCGTTCCTACGGTGGGGGAAGGACCTGGGCCTGCGCTACGACGCGTGGTCGGTGGTCATCGGTGCCACCGACGGCATCGGTCGCACGCTGGCGCTCGAGCTCGCGCGCATGGGGCTCCACCTCGTCCTCGTCGGCCGGAACCCTGCCAAGCTATCCCGCATCAGCGAGAAGGCCAAGGATGCGGCTCCGTCCAAGAGCGTGGTGTTCGACCTTGCCGGCAATGCGACAGAGCTTTCGCTGGGCGCGGCGAGGGTGGCGGCGGCCGTGAAGGGGCTCGACATGGGCCTCTTGGTGAACAACGCCGGTGCGACATACCCTTGCGCGACCTACTTCCACGAGGTGGAGACCCCGGTGTGGGAGGTCGTGGTGCGGGTGAACATGGAGGCGGCCACGCGGATCTCGCGCGCCATCGTGCCAGCGATGGCGGGCAAGGGGAGGGTCGCCATCATCAACGTTGGGTCCGGGTCGTCCGTGGTGGTGTCGGTGTTCCCGCTCTACGCTGTGTACGCGGCCGGGTGGAGCACATTCTCAATCGGCGCGCTCCGCCTGCTCGAGGCCGTCCGCCTCTCTGCCAAGACCAATCCCATGCGCGGGCTCCTCGGAGATGTTCGGGTCCACGCCGCCGTCGCAGAGCGAGGCCACGCCCTTCTACCCGCGGGTCACCCTACACGGCTGCCAAGGTCGTCACGCACTG TGGCCACCCATGAACAGTCTTATGCTTTTACCTAA